A segment of the Siphonobacter curvatus genome:
CGGGCTAAGCTTATCTATTGATCTTTCCTTTATTATTCCTCAACAAAAAGGTAGAGAGTTTATTAACACGGTTGATAATATTTATCCTGTATTCAGATTTGGTGTCTTAAAAAGTTTAGGATCGATTTATGAACAATAAAAAGCAGAAAGAGGATGGGACATCCCATCGTCTTTCTGCTTTTTAGGTCTTCCGTTTCTTTTTCCGAGCCGAAGGAAAGAGTACGTTATTCAAAATCAGCCGATAACCCGGTGAGTTGGGGTGTAAGTTCAAATCGGTAGGAGTCCGATGAAAACCGCGTTGACCTTCCGGGTCGTGACCGCTATAAAAGGTAAACTGACCCCGGCCTAGCTCGCCGTATAGGTAGCGGTACGTAGATTTGCTTTGACCTAAGACGAGTACGCTGGGTTTGACCGTAGCTTTATTGAACGCACTCGTCTGTCCGAAAAATTCACGGATGGTAGTTTCGTGATTCTGAACGAGCATGGCTGGGATCACGTCCCACTTAGCCGAAAAATCGAACAGGGAAAAATACGTATCATCCCCCCAGCCGTACCCCGAAGAAGCGTTGATATTGGAAAAGGACATGCCCGGGTAATCTTCGTCGGAAAGCTCCAGTTCGAAATTATCGAAGGCAATGGTCTTACTGAAATCCAGTTTTCCTTGAGCCTGCGGGTCTACGCCGTCACCGTCGAATACGGAGGGGACAATGTCGAGTCCTTCGGCGGCCAGAGCCACGTCCAGTGATTCGGTACCCGAGCACATGGCAAAGAGATAACCCCCACCGGCACAAAATTCCTTGATGTTTCGGGCAACTTCCAGCTTCAGTTGCGAGACTTTCGCAAAGTGGTACTTCTCCGCAATTTTCTTCTGAGCCAGCATATCGTCTGCACTCATACGGCGGCGATTCCGACCAAACTGGCCCGTAAAATCTTCGTGGTGGAGGTGTAGCCAGTCGTAGAGGTGTAGGTCACCCCGCAGGATTTCCTCGTCATACACGACTTCGTAGGGAATCTCGGCGTAGTTAAGCACCAGCAATACGGCATCGGTATCCTCGAAGGTCGCTTTACTTACTTTGATGGGGCTATACACGACAATACGGGCGGCTTTGTATAGCTTCACCACGTCCATATTCGCGTTCGGATTCGTAATTGACTGGAGTAGGGTAGTCACCGCCGCGTCGGAAATGACTTCGTACGAAACGCCGCGAAGTTTACATTCTAGATCCAGTTCCTTCGAATATTGCATCAGAAAACTACCACCCCGATAATTGAGCAGCCAGTCTATCTCCCGATCGGCTTTTAACTCGCGGTACGCCAGCCCGTACGCTTTGAGATGATTGGTCTGCTGGGCATCCATGGGAATCAGCAGCGAGTTGGCCCAGCTAGTGGTACATGCCAGTAGCCCTAAAAAACAGATAATCCCGAATGTCCTCATGTTCGTAGTGATTTACCATACCGAAAGCAAAGAGTAACTGGAAGAGTATCTGTAAGTTATAGAATCCTTTTAGTCTTTCCTATGCATTCGCGACGCAGGCCCGGAAAATCACGATGGCCCATATATACAGGAAGAACTTACAGAGGTTAGGTAGGGTTAGAGAAAGGAGTTGCTGAGTGAATGAATGGAGGTCGGAGTATCGCTTGCTAATGTTAAGTTGATGGTTGTTAGGAGGTCATAATTTTCTTTCTGGACAATAGACACTTGAATCCCGCCTGGCTGCGGAACGAAACGTGAAGTCTAAAGGGATGGCGGATCTGCCATTGCCTATGAACGCTTAAAAAAGCGACAAGGACCTTTACCATTCCCTCATTACTTTTGGTCTTTGAAAAGACTGAAGTTGTTTTTTATTCAGTTTTGCCGAGCTTCTTACACTGCATTATGGAATCCAATACGCCTTTACAACTGGCAGCCGAGTTCATCCATTTTACCAATAAAAACATCTTTCTGACCGGAAAAGCCGGTACCGGAAAGACTACCTTTTTACACGGATTAAAGAAAACCCTGCAAAAGCGAATGGCCATTGTCGCTCCTACGGGAGTAGCGGCCATCAATGCCGGGGGCGTTACGATTCACTCGTTTTTTCAGCTACCCTTTGGTCCGTACGTGCCCGACGGCTCCACGCAGCGGCAGTTTCGTTTCGGCAAGGAAAAAATCAACCTTATCAAAAGTCTGGATTTGCTGGTTATTGATGAAATCAGTATGGTGCGGGCCGATACGCTCGACGGGATCGATGATGTCCTGCGGCGGTATAAGAATCGGGACTTACCCTTCGGCGGCGTACAGTTGTTAATGATTGGCGATTTGCACCAGCTTTCACCGGTGATTAAAGACGAAGAATGGGCCTTACTGAAACCCTATTATAACTCGGTTTATTTTTTCAGTAGCCGGGCTTTGCAGGAAAGTAATCCCGTCCGGATTGAACTAACGCACATTTACCGGCAGTCGGATACCTTTTTCATCGATTTACTGAATCAGATTCGGGAAAATCAGTTGAGTACGGAAACCTTGCAGGCCCTCAATCAGCGGCATATTCCGGATTTTAAACCGAAGGAAGACGAAGGATATATTACGCTGACTACGCATAACGATACAGCTCTGAAGATCAATAAAGTAAAGCTAGATGAGCTAAAGGGCAAGAGCTATACGTTTGAAGCCACGATCAAGGATGAATTCCCGACGTATGCCTATCCCACCGAACCAGAACTGACGCTGAAAATCAATGCCCAGGTAATGTTCGTTAAAAACGATGCTTCACGGGACAAGCTGTTTTATAACGGGAAAATCGGTCGAATTACCCGCATCGAAGACGAAACCATTTACGTCAAGTGCAAGGAAGATTACGCCGAAATTCCGGTACAGCCCGTAGAATGGCAAAACGTGAAATACGTTCTGAATGCGGAAACGAAAGAAATTGAAGAGCAGGTAATTGGGAGTTTCACCCAGATGCCGCTAAAACTAGCCTGGGCCATTACGATTCACAAAAGTCAGGGCCTGACCTTCGAGAAAGCCATTATCGACGCCAATCTTTCCTTCGCCCACGGACAGGTGTACGTAGCCTTGAGTCGCTGTAAAAGTTTTGAAGGCATGGTGCTGCGAAACCCACTTTCCCTAAACAGCGTCAAAACGGACGGACTCGTATCAGCCTATAATCGAGCCGCCAGCCAGCAGATTCCCGACGAGAAACAATTGAGGGAAGCCAAAATTGCCTTTCAGCAAACGATTTTAGTGGAATTGTTCGACTTCTCGGAAATTCGCTCGACCCGTCAGTACCTGAGTCGATTGCTGGATACGCATCAAACGGTAATCAATCCCGCCATTCGTCAGGCCCTGCAACGGATCCGAACCGCTTCCGAAGAGGCGATTGATAGTGTTTCCGGAAAATTTCAGCAGCAATTGTCGCAGTATTTTCAGCAGGAGGGTTTGCCGGAAGAACAGGAGGCTTTGATGAGTCGCGTACAAAAAGGCTGTCAGTACTTTCTGGAGAAATTTGAGAACATTTTTGACGCCGAGACGCTGGACGTGGAAACGGACAACCAGCTGGTGAAAAAGTCAGTAGGGCAGGCTCTGGAAAACTACCAGCGACTCGTGACTATCAAGCGGGCAACGTTACAGGCTGGCATGAAAGGCTTTACAACCAGCGACTACCTGCGAGCGAAAGCCAATGCGGACATTGACTTCAAGGTGCGAACCAAAGCGGCCGCGGCCAGTAGTAAATCGAGCCCTAGAGCGAGTAAAGACATGGCTCACCCCGAGTTATACTATGCTTTGAAAACCTGGCGGGATAGTCAGGCCACGGAACGCGACGTGCCGGTATACATCATTTTGCCCCAAAAATCACTCGTTGAATTAGTGGAGGTGCTGCCTACTACGCTGGCCGAACTAGAAACGGTGAAAGGGATTGGTAAGGCAAAAGTCAAAGAATTTGGGTCGGAAATCATTGAGATCATTCAAGAGTACTGCGAAGAAAATCAGCTAGAAAAAGAAGTCATTGAGATTCCGCTGAAGAAAGAAAAG
Coding sequences within it:
- a CDS encoding asparagine synthetase B, which gives rise to MRTFGIICFLGLLACTTSWANSLLIPMDAQQTNHLKAYGLAYRELKADREIDWLLNYRGGSFLMQYSKELDLECKLRGVSYEVISDAAVTTLLQSITNPNANMDVVKLYKAARIVVYSPIKVSKATFEDTDAVLLVLNYAEIPYEVVYDEEILRGDLHLYDWLHLHHEDFTGQFGRNRRRMSADDMLAQKKIAEKYHFAKVSQLKLEVARNIKEFCAGGGYLFAMCSGTESLDVALAAEGLDIVPSVFDGDGVDPQAQGKLDFSKTIAFDNFELELSDEDYPGMSFSNINASSGYGWGDDTYFSLFDFSAKWDVIPAMLVQNHETTIREFFGQTSAFNKATVKPSVLVLGQSKSTYRYLYGELGRGQFTFYSGHDPEGQRGFHRTPTDLNLHPNSPGYRLILNNVLFPSARKKKRKT
- a CDS encoding helix-turn-helix domain-containing protein yields the protein MESNTPLQLAAEFIHFTNKNIFLTGKAGTGKTTFLHGLKKTLQKRMAIVAPTGVAAINAGGVTIHSFFQLPFGPYVPDGSTQRQFRFGKEKINLIKSLDLLVIDEISMVRADTLDGIDDVLRRYKNRDLPFGGVQLLMIGDLHQLSPVIKDEEWALLKPYYNSVYFFSSRALQESNPVRIELTHIYRQSDTFFIDLLNQIRENQLSTETLQALNQRHIPDFKPKEDEGYITLTTHNDTALKINKVKLDELKGKSYTFEATIKDEFPTYAYPTEPELTLKINAQVMFVKNDASRDKLFYNGKIGRITRIEDETIYVKCKEDYAEIPVQPVEWQNVKYVLNAETKEIEEQVIGSFTQMPLKLAWAITIHKSQGLTFEKAIIDANLSFAHGQVYVALSRCKSFEGMVLRNPLSLNSVKTDGLVSAYNRAASQQIPDEKQLREAKIAFQQTILVELFDFSEIRSTRQYLSRLLDTHQTVINPAIRQALQRIRTASEEAIDSVSGKFQQQLSQYFQQEGLPEEQEALMSRVQKGCQYFLEKFENIFDAETLDVETDNQLVKKSVGQALENYQRLVTIKRATLQAGMKGFTTSDYLRAKANADIDFKVRTKAAAASSKSSPRASKDMAHPELYYALKTWRDSQATERDVPVYIILPQKSLVELVEVLPTTLAELETVKGIGKAKVKEFGSEIIEIIQEYCEENQLEKEVIEIPLKKEKVDTKRVSFELFQDGKTLEEIAEERGLNVGTIEGHLLHYVGGGELDVYDLYPKVQLMPIIEYLREHPQQSLGEAKLTLGEAVSYSEIKAALKYLESLNS